TCTTTGACCATCGTGACCCCGAAAAAGTGAAATGGCTTGGTGAAAGAAAACTTGATGTTTAATCAGGGGGGGAGGCGGCCCGGGTCGGACCGGCTCCCCTCCGTCCCTTCGACCCAAGCTCGGGGTTTCACCTCGCGCGCGTCCATTTCCTCCTTGAATTTGCACGGGTCATCTGATATTCTACCGGCACCTTTCAAGCGAGGATCACGTTTTGTTCGTCCGAACCCAGCGAGCCATGCGAGCCCCCTTAGCAACGGAGGTATTGTGGCCACGCCCCTAGCCGCGCGGACCAAGCGCGTGACGTTCAAAACAATTCCGGTCTATCTGGCCTTAATCCTCCTGATATTCTTTGCCCGACCCACGCTGAGCTTGTTTGTTCCGGGTCTCATTTTCGTTCTGATCGGAGAGGCGCTTAGGGTCTGGGCCGCGGGCCACTTGAAGAAGACGAAAGAGGTGACGACCACCGGACCCTACGCCTACGTGAAGAATCCGCTTTATCTCGGGACCCTGCTGATTCTGATCGGATTCTGTTTGATGGCCCAAAACATGTATCTCCTGATCATCGGTCTGGCGATCTTTTTCGTTTATTACGCCCCGTTCAAGAAAAAACGGGAAGGGGATCGCTTGCGGGAGCATTTCGGCCGGGCCTGGGTCGATTACGACCGGGCCGTTCCGGATTATCTTCCGAGCCTTCACCCTTATCCGGGACGGGGAAGCGGACGCTGGGAAGCCAAATGGTTTTACGAGAACAGCGAGGACGGAACGGCCCTGGCGGTCGCCGTCGGCATCCTGGCGATCGGTCTTCGATTTTGGTTCGGCGCGGGACAATAAAAATTCAGCGAGGGGCAAATGAAGATTCAACGGGCGTTGATCAGCGTATCGAATAAGGAAGGGGTGGTCGAGTTGGCCAAGGGGCTGACGGCGATGGGGGTCGAGATCCTGTCCACCGGCGGGACGTCCAAGGCCTTGAAGGAGGCCGGGATTCCGGTGAAGGACGTGGCCGATTTCACCGGTTTTCCGGAGATGCTGGACGGCCGGGTCAAGACGCTCCATCCCAAAATCCACGGCGGGCTCCTGGCCCGGCGCGACGATCCGACGCATCTGGCCCAGATGAAACAGCAGGGTCTCGAGCCGATCGATCTCGTCGCCGTGAATCTCTATCCCTTCGAAGCGACCGTGGCCAAACCCGACGTCCGTTTCGAGGAAGCGATCGAGAACATCGACATCGGCGGCCCGGCCATGCTGCGTTCCTCGGCCAAAAATTTCGAGCACGTGACGGTGATCGTGGACCCCCGGGATTATCCCAGGGTGCTCGAGGAGCTCCGAAGCAACAAGGGGACGGTCTCCCGGGAAACGCGCTTGGGACTGGCCAGGAAGGTCTTCAACCACACCGCCCGTTACGACAGCGTGATCTCCGCGTATCTGGAGAACCGCGTCAAGGAAGCGGATCGGGTGCGCTTTCCGGGCGTCTTCACGCTGCAGGTTGAAAAGGTCGAGGATCTCCGCTACGGGGAGAATCCGCACCAGCAGGCCGCGTTTTATCGCGAGTTCCACCTCGCCGAGCCTTCCATATCGACGGCGAAACAGCTCCACGGCAAGGCGATGTCCTTCAACAATTTCCTGGACGCCAACGCGGGACTGGAGCTGGCGAAGGAGTTCGACCGAACGGCCGCGGTCATCATCAAGCACAACAATCCGTGCGGCGTGGCGACGGGCGAGACGCTGCTCGAGGCCTACACCCTCGCCCGGACGACGGATCCGATCTCGGCGTTCGGCGGGGTGATCGCGTTCAACCGGCCGGTGGACGTCGAGACGGCGGAAGAGATCGCGAAGATGTTCGTGGAAATCGTGATCGCGCCGGGTTTCGAACGCGGCGCCCTCGACGTGTTTAAAAAGAAAAAAGACCTTAGGCTGCTTGACGTCGGCCCCGATTTGAACGCGACGTGGGAGCGGCGGGGCGGGATGGACATGAAGCGGGTGGTCGGAGGACTGATCCTGCAGGACCGCGACCTGGGCCGCATCGACGATCCGAGAAAGCTGAAGGTCGTCACGAAGCGCAAACCCACGGAGGAGGAGTACGACGCCATGGCCTTTGCCTGGATCGTCTGCAAACACGTCAAGTCCAACGCCATTGTGTATGCGAAACCGGGCCGGACGATCGGCATCGGCGCCGGCCAGATGAGCCGGGTCGATTCGGTGAAGATCGCGATCATGAAGGCGCAGTCTTCGCTTTCCGGGGCCGTGATGGCTTCGGACGCCTTCTTCCCCTTTCGAGACGGACTGGACGAGGCCGCGAAGGCGGGCATCCGTGCCGTGATCCAGCCCGGCGGCTCGATCAAGGATGAGGAGGTGATCCGGGC
The DNA window shown above is from Nitrospiria bacterium and carries:
- a CDS encoding isoprenylcysteine carboxylmethyltransferase family protein, producing the protein MATPLAARTKRVTFKTIPVYLALILLIFFARPTLSLFVPGLIFVLIGEALRVWAAGHLKKTKEVTTTGPYAYVKNPLYLGTLLILIGFCLMAQNMYLLIIGLAIFFVYYAPFKKKREGDRLREHFGRAWVDYDRAVPDYLPSLHPYPGRGSGRWEAKWFYENSEDGTALAVAVGILAIGLRFWFGAGQ
- the purH gene encoding bifunctional phosphoribosylaminoimidazolecarboxamide formyltransferase/IMP cyclohydrolase, whose product is MKIQRALISVSNKEGVVELAKGLTAMGVEILSTGGTSKALKEAGIPVKDVADFTGFPEMLDGRVKTLHPKIHGGLLARRDDPTHLAQMKQQGLEPIDLVAVNLYPFEATVAKPDVRFEEAIENIDIGGPAMLRSSAKNFEHVTVIVDPRDYPRVLEELRSNKGTVSRETRLGLARKVFNHTARYDSVISAYLENRVKEADRVRFPGVFTLQVEKVEDLRYGENPHQQAAFYREFHLAEPSISTAKQLHGKAMSFNNFLDANAGLELAKEFDRTAAVIIKHNNPCGVATGETLLEAYTLARTTDPISAFGGVIAFNRPVDVETAEEIAKMFVEIVIAPGFERGALDVFKKKKDLRLLDVGPDLNATWERRGGMDMKRVVGGLILQDRDLGRIDDPRKLKVVTKRKPTEEEYDAMAFAWIVCKHVKSNAIVYAKPGRTIGIGAGQMSRVDSVKIAIMKAQSSLSGAVMASDAFFPFRDGLDEAAKAGIRAVIQPGGSIKDEEVIRAADEHDMAMVMTGMRHFRH